A single Oscillospiraceae bacterium DNA region contains:
- a CDS encoding aspartate ammonia-lyase, which produces MKNIYREEKDSIGVLNVPCNAYYGIHTLRAKENFQITGKTVHKELITALVEIKMAAAQTNFEAGILSKDIKDALIKAGNEILSGSLWDNFLVDTIQGGAGTSTNMNINEVMANRAIEILGGEKGDYKVVHPNDHVNCGQSTNDVYPSAGRIAIIRTILKTLEELKQLESSLLNCSLKFKNVIKMGRTEMQDAVPVGLGRTFGAYAKAIERDIVHFYDAIKILSKINMGGTAIGTSINADKKYVHNITKNISDITGLELTRAENLIDATQNADELVFVHGIIKSCAVNLSKISNDLRLMSSGPRCGIGEINLPPRQNGSSIMPGKINPVIPEMMSQISYKIMGNDTTVTVAAEGGQLELNPFEPIIFHCILESLDIIRKGINSLIINCINGITANEEYCKKSVLESIGIITALCPYIGYTQSSNIAKEALKENKNVYDIIIEKNIMSCEKLDEIFDKIIKDAL; this is translated from the coding sequence ATGAAAAATATATACAGAGAGGAAAAAGACTCTATCGGAGTTTTGAATGTTCCTTGTAATGCATATTATGGTATTCATACGCTAAGAGCGAAGGAAAATTTTCAGATAACTGGTAAAACAGTACATAAAGAATTGATTACTGCACTTGTAGAAATAAAAATGGCAGCCGCCCAGACTAATTTTGAAGCAGGTATTTTAAGTAAAGATATAAAGGATGCGTTAATAAAAGCAGGTAATGAAATACTTTCCGGAAGCCTTTGGGATAACTTCCTTGTTGATACAATACAGGGAGGCGCAGGTACTTCAACTAATATGAATATAAATGAAGTAATGGCAAACAGGGCTATCGAAATATTAGGCGGAGAAAAAGGTGATTACAAGGTAGTTCATCCCAATGACCATGTTAACTGTGGGCAATCCACAAATGATGTATATCCAAGTGCAGGAAGAATTGCAATAATACGAACAATTTTAAAGACTTTGGAGGAGTTAAAACAATTGGAAAGTTCACTTCTTAATTGCTCTTTAAAATTTAAAAATGTAATAAAAATGGGACGAACTGAAATGCAGGACGCTGTCCCTGTTGGACTGGGAAGAACTTTTGGCGCATACGCAAAAGCAATCGAAAGAGACATCGTACATTTTTATGATGCAATTAAAATTTTATCAAAAATAAATATGGGAGGAACTGCAATTGGAACTTCCATAAATGCTGATAAAAAATATGTTCATAATATAACAAAAAATATTTCTGATATAACCGGTCTGGAATTAACCCGTGCCGAAAATTTAATTGATGCAACACAAAACGCAGACGAACTTGTTTTTGTACACGGAATAATAAAAAGCTGTGCAGTCAATTTGTCCAAAATTTCCAATGATTTAAGATTAATGTCATCCGGTCCAAGATGCGGAATCGGTGAAATTAATCTACCTCCAAGACAAAACGGTTCCTCTATTATGCCTGGGAAAATTAACCCGGTAATTCCTGAAATGATGAGCCAGATATCGTATAAAATAATGGGTAACGATACAACAGTAACTGTAGCAGCAGAGGGAGGACAACTTGAACTTAATCCTTTTGAACCAATTATTTTCCATTGTATTTTAGAATCTCTTGATATTATAAGAAAAGGAATAAATTCTTTAATCATAAATTGTATTAATGGTATAACTGCCAACGAGGAGTACTGCAAAAAAAGTGTTTTAGAAAGTATTGGGATAATAACTGCTTTATGCCCTTATATAGGATATACGCAAAGTTCCAATATAGCAAAAGAGGCTCTAAAAGAGAATAAAAATGTATATGATATAATAATTGAGAAAAATATAATGTCTTGTGAAAAATTGGATGAAATTTTTGATAAA